A window of the Scandinavium goeteborgense genome harbors these coding sequences:
- the glpE gene encoding thiosulfate sulfurtransferase GlpE, with protein sequence MDQFECINVEEAHQKLHQGRAVMVDIRDPQSYAMGHTPGAFHLTNDTLGAFMQDNDFETSVMVMCYHGNSSKGAAQYLLQQGFDEVYSVDGGFDAWHRHFPAEVAHGN encoded by the coding sequence ATGGATCAATTTGAATGTATTAACGTAGAAGAAGCCCATCAGAAACTGCATCAAGGACGGGCGGTGATGGTGGATATTCGCGATCCGCAGAGCTACGCGATGGGCCACACCCCGGGCGCGTTTCATCTGACCAACGACACGCTGGGCGCGTTTATGCAGGATAACGATTTCGAAACGTCGGTGATGGTGATGTGCTATCACGGCAACAGCAGCAAAGGCGCGGCGCAGTATCTGCTGCAACAGGGTTTTGACGAGGTCTACAGCGTGGACGGCGGCTTTGACGCCTGGCATCGTCATTTTCCGGCGGAAGTGGCACACGGTAACTGA
- a CDS encoding DeoR/GlpR family transcriptional regulator, with the protein MKQTQRHDAIIELVKKQGYVSTEELVEQFAVSPQTIRRDLNDLAEQKMILRHHGGAALPSSAVNTSWQDRRATQAAEKERIARKVASQIPNGAALFIDIGTTPEAVAHALMEHSDLRIVTNNLNVANTLMVKEDFRVILAGGELRSRDGGIIGEATLDFISQFRLDYGILGISGIDSDGSLLEFDYHEVRTKRAIIENSRHVMLVVDHSKFGRNAMVNMGSISLVDAVYTDVMPPAGVLKVIAENNIQLELC; encoded by the coding sequence ATGAAACAAACACAACGTCATGACGCGATTATCGAGCTGGTAAAGAAACAGGGTTATGTCAGCACGGAAGAGCTGGTGGAGCAGTTTGCCGTCAGCCCGCAGACGATTCGTCGCGATCTCAACGACCTGGCGGAGCAGAAGATGATCCTGCGCCACCACGGTGGGGCGGCCTTGCCGTCCAGCGCGGTGAACACCTCATGGCAAGACCGACGCGCCACGCAGGCGGCCGAAAAAGAGCGTATTGCCCGCAAAGTGGCGAGCCAAATCCCGAACGGAGCGGCGCTGTTTATTGATATCGGCACCACACCAGAAGCGGTGGCCCATGCGTTGATGGAGCATTCCGATCTGCGTATCGTGACCAACAACCTGAACGTCGCGAATACGTTGATGGTGAAAGAAGATTTCCGCGTGATCCTGGCCGGTGGTGAATTACGCAGCCGCGACGGGGGCATCATCGGCGAAGCGACCCTCGATTTCATCTCTCAGTTCCGCCTGGATTACGGCATTCTCGGTATCAGCGGGATCGACAGCGACGGTTCGCTGCTGGAGTTTGATTATCATGAAGTGCGCACCAAGCGCGCGATCATCGAGAACTCGCGTCATGTGATGCTGGTGGTGGATCACTCGAAGTTTGGCCGTAATGCGATGGTGAATATGGGTAGCATTAGTCTGGTCGATGCGGTCTACACCGACGTGATGCCACCGGCGGGGGTGTTGAAGGTGATTGCTGAGAATAATATTCAATTGGAGTTGTGCTGA
- the glpD gene encoding glycerol-3-phosphate dehydrogenase, translated as METKDLIVIGGGINGAGIAADAAGRGLSVLMLEAQDLACATSSASSKLIHGGLRYLEHYEFRLVSEALAEREVLLKMAPHIAFPMRFRLPHRPHLRPAWMIRIGLFMYDHLGKRTSLPSSTGLRFGAESVLKPEIVRGFEYSDCWVDDARLVLANAQMVVKKGGNVLTRTRATSARRENGLWIVEAEDIDTGETFSWQARGLVNATGPWVKQFFDDGMHLPSPYGIRLIKGSHIVVPRVHTQKQAYILQNEDKRIVFVIPWMDEFSIIGTTDVEYKGDPKNVEIEESEINYLLKVHNAHFKKQLSRDDIAWTYSGVRPLCDDESDSPQAITRDYTLDIHDVNGQAPLLSVFGGKLTTYRKLAEHALEKLTPYYKGIGSAWTKGSILPGGEIGNDRDDYAAKLRRRYPFISEGMARHFARTYGSNTELFLGDAKEIADLGEHFGHEFYEAELRYLVEHEWVRRLDDAIWRRTKQGMWLNAEEQSRVAQWLVQHAGKRELSLAS; from the coding sequence ATGGAAACCAAAGATCTGATTGTGATAGGCGGTGGCATCAACGGTGCCGGTATCGCGGCAGACGCCGCAGGGCGTGGTCTATCCGTGCTGATGCTGGAAGCGCAGGATTTAGCCTGTGCCACATCGAGCGCCAGCTCCAAGCTGATTCATGGCGGGCTGCGCTACCTGGAACACTACGAATTCCGCCTGGTGAGCGAAGCGCTGGCCGAACGCGAAGTGCTGTTGAAAATGGCACCGCACATCGCCTTCCCGATGCGTTTTCGTTTACCGCACCGCCCGCATCTGCGTCCGGCGTGGATGATTCGCATCGGCCTGTTCATGTACGATCACCTCGGTAAACGCACCAGCCTGCCGAGCTCAACCGGATTGCGTTTTGGCGCAGAATCCGTATTGAAACCGGAAATCGTGCGCGGTTTCGAATATTCCGACTGCTGGGTCGATGATGCCCGCCTGGTGCTCGCCAACGCCCAAATGGTGGTGAAGAAAGGTGGCAACGTGCTAACCCGCACCCGCGCCACGTCTGCACGCCGTGAAAACGGTCTGTGGATTGTCGAAGCTGAAGATATTGATACCGGCGAGACGTTCAGCTGGCAGGCACGCGGTCTGGTCAACGCCACCGGCCCGTGGGTGAAACAGTTCTTTGATGACGGAATGCATCTCCCGTCGCCGTACGGCATTCGCCTGATTAAAGGCAGCCACATCGTGGTGCCTCGCGTACATACCCAAAAGCAGGCCTACATCCTGCAAAACGAAGACAAACGCATCGTGTTTGTGATCCCGTGGATGGATGAGTTTTCCATCATCGGCACCACCGACGTGGAGTACAAAGGCGATCCGAAAAACGTTGAAATCGAAGAGAGCGAAATCAACTATCTGCTGAAGGTGCATAACGCGCACTTTAAGAAACAGCTCAGCCGGGACGATATTGCCTGGACCTATTCCGGCGTGCGCCCGCTTTGCGACGATGAGTCAGATTCTCCGCAGGCGATCACCCGCGATTACACGCTCGATATTCATGATGTGAATGGCCAGGCGCCGCTGCTGTCGGTGTTCGGCGGCAAGCTGACCACCTATCGTAAACTGGCGGAGCACGCGCTGGAAAAATTGACGCCGTACTACAAAGGCATCGGCTCAGCGTGGACCAAAGGCTCCATTCTGCCTGGCGGTGAGATTGGCAATGACCGGGACGATTACGCCGCGAAGCTGCGCCGTCGTTATCCGTTTATCAGTGAAGGGATGGCGCGTCATTTTGCGCGCACCTATGGCAGCAACACCGAGTTGTTCCTTGGTGACGCGAAAGAGATTGCCGATTTAGGCGAGCATTTCGGCCATGAGTTTTACGAGGCTGAACTGCGCTATCTGGTGGAACACGAGTGGGTCCGTCGCCTGGACGACGCCATCTGGCGCCGCACCAAACAGGGCATGTGGCTCAATGCGGAAGAACAATCTCGCGTCGCACAATGGCTGGTACAACACGCGGGAAAGCGTGAACTGTCTTTAGCGTCTTAG
- the malT gene encoding HTH-type transcriptional regulator MalT: protein MLIPSKLSRPVRLEHTVVRDRLLAKLSGANNYRLALVTSPAGYGKTTLISQWAAGKSDLGWFSLDDGDNQQERFASYLIAAVQQATGGHCTASENMVQKRQYASLTSLFAQLFIELNAWQRPLLLVIDDYHLISNPVIHDAMRFFLRHQPENMTLVVLSRNLPQLGIANLRVRDQLLEIGSQQLAFNHQEAKQFFDCRLASPIEATESSRMCDDVAGWATALQLIALSARQNNSAAHHSARRLAGINASHLSDYLVDEVLDNVDIATRHFLLKSSLLRSMNDALIVRVTGEENGQMRLEEIERQGLFLQRMDNTGEWFSFHPLFGSFLRQRCQWELAAELPDIHRSAAESWMAQGFPSEAIHHALSAGDAKMLRDILLNHAWGLFHHSELALLEESLAALPWDSLLENPRLVLLQAWLMQSQHRYSEVNTLLARAEEEMSAEMDATLHADFNALRAQVAINDGDPDEAERLAMVALDELPLASFYSRIVATSVHGEVLHCQGKLSKSLAVMQQTEQMARRHEVWHYALWSLIQQSEILFAQGFLQAAWETQEKAFQLIREQHLEQLPLHEFLLRIRAQLLWAWARLDEAEQSARHGMDVLAAYQPQQQLQCLALLVQSSLARGDLDNARNHLNRLENLLGNGQYHSDWVSNADKVRVIYWQMTGDKKSAANWLRHTPKPAFANNHFLQSQWRNIARAQILLGEFDSAEMVLEELNENARTLRLMSDLNRNLLLLNQLYWQSNKKNDAQRLLIEALTLSNRTGFISHFVIEGEAMAQQLRQLLQLNMLPELEQHRAQRILREINQHHRHKFAHFDENFVERLLTHPEVPELIRTSPLTQREWQVLGLIYSGYSNDQIAGELDVAATTIKTHIRNLYQKLGVAHRQDAVQHAQKLLRMMGYISAA from the coding sequence ATGTTGATTCCGTCCAAATTAAGTCGTCCCGTCCGTCTTGAACACACCGTGGTTCGCGACCGGCTACTGGCGAAACTTTCCGGCGCGAACAATTACCGTCTTGCGCTGGTAACAAGCCCAGCTGGTTACGGGAAAACCACACTCATTTCACAGTGGGCAGCAGGGAAAAGCGATCTGGGTTGGTTCTCTCTGGATGACGGAGATAATCAGCAGGAACGTTTTGCAAGCTATCTGATTGCCGCCGTCCAGCAGGCAACAGGCGGGCATTGCACGGCCAGCGAAAACATGGTGCAGAAACGGCAGTACGCCAGTCTGACCTCGCTGTTCGCCCAGCTGTTTATCGAACTCAACGCCTGGCAACGCCCGCTGCTGCTGGTCATTGATGATTATCATCTGATAAGCAATCCGGTTATCCACGACGCGATGCGGTTTTTCCTGCGCCATCAGCCGGAAAACATGACGTTGGTGGTTTTGTCCCGCAATTTACCGCAGCTCGGCATCGCCAATCTGCGCGTGCGCGATCAGCTGCTGGAGATTGGCAGTCAGCAACTGGCGTTTAATCACCAGGAAGCTAAGCAGTTTTTCGACTGCCGCTTGGCTTCGCCAATTGAAGCCACCGAAAGCAGCCGCATGTGTGATGACGTCGCCGGTTGGGCCACGGCGTTGCAGCTTATCGCCCTCTCTGCGCGACAGAACAACAGCGCCGCGCACCACTCCGCACGCCGTCTGGCCGGCATTAACGCCAGCCATTTGTCCGATTATCTGGTGGATGAAGTGCTGGATAACGTCGACATCGCCACCCGCCATTTTCTGCTGAAAAGCTCGCTGCTGCGTTCAATGAACGATGCGCTGATCGTCCGCGTGACCGGCGAAGAAAATGGCCAGATGCGTCTGGAAGAGATTGAGCGTCAGGGCTTGTTCCTGCAACGCATGGACAATACTGGCGAATGGTTCAGTTTCCACCCGCTGTTCGGCAGCTTCCTGCGCCAGCGCTGCCAGTGGGAGCTCGCCGCCGAATTACCTGATATTCACCGCAGTGCCGCAGAAAGCTGGATGGCGCAAGGCTTCCCGAGCGAAGCCATTCACCACGCGCTGTCGGCGGGTGATGCAAAAATGCTGCGCGATATCCTGCTGAATCACGCCTGGGGCCTGTTCCATCACAGCGAATTAGCGTTGCTGGAAGAATCTCTGGCCGCCCTGCCGTGGGACAGTCTGCTGGAAAACCCGCGCCTGGTGCTGTTGCAGGCATGGCTGATGCAGAGCCAGCATCGCTACAGCGAAGTGAATACCCTGCTCGCCCGCGCCGAAGAAGAGATGAGCGCCGAAATGGACGCCACACTGCACGCGGATTTCAACGCGCTGCGTGCGCAGGTGGCAATCAACGACGGCGACCCGGACGAAGCCGAACGCCTGGCGATGGTGGCGCTCGACGAATTACCGCTGGCGAGTTTCTACAGCCGTATCGTAGCGACATCCGTTCACGGCGAAGTGCTGCACTGTCAGGGCAAACTCAGTAAATCGCTGGCGGTGATGCAGCAAACCGAACAAATGGCGCGTCGCCACGAAGTCTGGCATTACGCGCTGTGGAGCCTGATTCAGCAGAGTGAAATTCTGTTTGCGCAGGGCTTTTTACAAGCCGCCTGGGAAACCCAGGAGAAAGCGTTCCAACTGATCCGCGAACAACATCTGGAACAGCTGCCGTTGCACGAATTCCTGTTGCGCATTCGCGCACAGCTGCTGTGGGCCTGGGCGCGTCTCGATGAAGCCGAGCAGAGCGCTCGTCACGGGATGGATGTGCTGGCGGCTTATCAGCCACAACAACAATTACAGTGCCTCGCGCTGCTGGTGCAAAGTTCGCTGGCGCGCGGTGATTTGGACAACGCCCGCAATCACCTCAATCGTCTGGAAAACCTGCTCGGCAATGGGCAGTACCACAGCGATTGGGTATCGAACGCCGATAAAGTGCGGGTGATTTACTGGCAGATGACTGGCGATAAAAAATCGGCGGCCAACTGGCTGCGCCATACACCAAAACCGGCCTTCGCCAATAACCACTTCCTGCAAAGCCAATGGCGCAACATCGCCCGGGCGCAAATCCTGCTCGGTGAATTCGATTCGGCGGAAATGGTACTGGAAGAACTCAACGAGAACGCGCGGACCTTACGTCTGATGAGCGATCTCAACCGTAATCTGCTGCTGCTCAACCAGCTGTACTGGCAGTCGAATAAGAAAAATGACGCTCAGCGCCTGTTAATTGAGGCGCTGACGCTGTCCAACCGCACTGGGTTTATCAGTCATTTCGTGATTGAAGGTGAAGCGATGGCGCAACAGCTGCGTCAGTTGCTGCAACTCAATATGCTGCCGGAGCTTGAACAGCATCGCGCCCAGCGTATTTTGCGTGAGATTAACCAGCATCACCGCCACAAGTTCGCGCATTTTGATGAGAACTTCGTGGAACGTTTATTGACTCACCCGGAAGTGCCGGAGCTTATCCGCACCAGCCCGCTGACCCAGCGCGAATGGCAGGTTTTGGGGCTGATTTACTCAGGTTACAGCAATGACCAGATAGCCGGTGAGCTGGACGTGGCGGCGACCACGATTAAGACGCACATCCGTAATTTGTATCAGAAACTCGGCGTGGCGCATCGTCAGGATGCGGTGCAGCATGCGCAGAAGTTATTGAGGATGATGGGGTATATTTCTGCGGCGTGA
- the glpG gene encoding rhomboid family intramembrane serine protease GlpG, which produces MLMITSFTNPRVAQAFVDYMATQGVVLTIQQHTQTDVWLADESQASRVQNELARFMENPADPRYLAASWESGHTNSGLHYNRFPFIATLKSNAGPLTWLIMCACILVFIVMNVVGDQAVMLWLAWPYDPSQQYELWRYFTHAFMHFTVMHILFNLLWWWYLGGMVEKRIGSGKLLVITVISALLSGFIQHKFSGPWFGGLSGVVYALMGYAWLRGERDPESGIYLQRGLIIFSVLWLVVGWLDLFGMSIANGAHVTGLAVGLAMAFADTQNVRKRT; this is translated from the coding sequence ATGTTGATGATCACCTCCTTTACTAACCCGCGCGTCGCCCAGGCGTTTGTGGACTACATGGCCACCCAGGGCGTTGTGCTGACGATTCAACAGCACACCCAAACCGACGTCTGGCTGGCTGACGAAAGCCAGGCGAGCCGTGTGCAAAACGAGCTGGCTCGTTTTATGGAAAATCCGGCTGACCCCCGTTATTTGGCGGCAAGCTGGGAATCCGGGCATACCAACAGCGGACTGCACTACAATCGCTTTCCCTTTATCGCCACCCTGAAAAGCAATGCCGGGCCGTTGACCTGGCTCATTATGTGCGCCTGTATCCTGGTGTTTATTGTGATGAATGTGGTGGGCGATCAGGCCGTTATGCTCTGGCTGGCGTGGCCGTACGATCCCTCGCAGCAGTACGAACTGTGGCGCTATTTCACCCACGCGTTTATGCACTTCACGGTGATGCATATCCTTTTCAACCTGTTATGGTGGTGGTATCTCGGCGGGATGGTGGAAAAGCGCATCGGCAGTGGAAAACTGCTGGTGATAACGGTGATCAGCGCTCTGTTAAGCGGCTTTATTCAGCATAAATTCAGTGGTCCGTGGTTCGGGGGTTTATCCGGCGTGGTGTATGCGCTGATGGGCTATGCCTGGCTGCGCGGCGAGCGCGACCCAGAAAGCGGGATTTACTTGCAGCGCGGGCTGATTATTTTTTCGGTTCTGTGGCTGGTCGTGGGCTGGTTGGATCTTTTCGGTATGTCGATTGCCAACGGCGCGCACGTTACGGGCCTGGCAGTCGGGCTGGCGATGGCGTTTGCCGATACGCAGAATGTGCGAAAACGAACATAA
- the glgP gene encoding glycogen phosphorylase, translating into MNAPITYASPTLSVEALKHSIAYKLMFTVGKDPAIANKHEWLNATLFAVRDRLVERWLRSNRAQLSQEVKQVYYLSMEFLIGRTLSNALLSLGIYDDVKNALEGMGLDLEELIGEENDPGLGNGGLGRLAACFLDSLATLGLPGRGYGIRYDYGMFKQNIVDGRQKESPDYWLEYGNPWEFKRHNTRYAVRFGGRIQQEGKKSRWVETEEILAVAYDQIIPGYDTDATNTLRLWNAQASSEINLGKFNQGDYFAAVEDKNHSENVSRVLYPDDSTYSGRELRLRQEYFLVSATVQDILSRHYQLHKTYSNLSGKIAIHLNDTHPVLSIPELMRLLIDEHKFTWDEAFEVTCQVFSYTNHTLMSEALETWPVDMLGKILPRHLQIIFEINDYFLKTLQEQYPNDTGLLSRTSIIDESDGRRVRMAWLAVVISHKVNGVSELHSNLMVQSLFADFATIFPMRFTNVTNGVTPRRWLALANPPLSEVLDENIGRTWRTDLSQLSELEQHLDYPQVNQAVHHAKLENKKRLADVIAQQLNVVVNPKALFDVQIKRIHEYKRQLMNVLHVITRYNRIKADPSAEWVPRVNIFAGKAASAYYMAKHIIHLINDVAKVINNDPQIGDKLKIVFIPNYSVSLAQVIIPAADLSEQISLAGTEASGTSNMKFALNGALTIGTLDGANVEMLEHVGAENIFIFGNTAEEVETLRTKGYKPRDYYDKDEELHQVLTQIATGLFSPEEPGRYRDLVDSLINFGDHYQVLADYRSYVDCQDSVDELYRNPEEWTTKAMRNIANMGYFSSDRTIQEYAETIWHIDPVRL; encoded by the coding sequence ATGAATGCACCGATTACCTATGCTTCCCCCACGCTCAGCGTTGAGGCACTGAAACACTCGATTGCCTATAAGCTGATGTTTACCGTCGGGAAAGATCCGGCCATCGCCAATAAACACGAATGGCTGAACGCCACGCTGTTTGCCGTGCGTGACCGTCTCGTCGAACGCTGGCTGCGCTCCAACCGCGCGCAACTGTCCCAGGAAGTGAAGCAGGTTTACTACCTGTCGATGGAGTTTTTGATTGGCCGCACTCTTTCCAATGCGCTGTTATCGCTCGGTATTTATGACGACGTCAAAAACGCGCTGGAAGGGATGGGGCTCGACCTTGAAGAACTGATTGGCGAAGAGAATGACCCGGGCCTCGGTAACGGTGGTCTTGGCCGACTGGCGGCCTGTTTCCTCGATTCGCTGGCGACGCTTGGCCTGCCAGGCCGTGGCTACGGCATTCGCTACGACTACGGGATGTTCAAACAGAACATCGTCGACGGCCGGCAAAAAGAGTCCCCGGACTACTGGCTGGAATACGGTAATCCGTGGGAATTCAAGCGCCACAACACGCGCTATGCCGTGCGTTTCGGCGGACGTATTCAGCAGGAAGGTAAAAAATCCCGCTGGGTCGAAACCGAAGAAATCCTCGCGGTTGCCTACGATCAAATCATTCCAGGCTATGACACCGACGCCACCAATACGCTGCGTCTGTGGAACGCGCAGGCCAGCAGCGAAATCAACCTCGGTAAATTCAACCAGGGCGACTACTTCGCGGCGGTAGAAGATAAAAACCATTCCGAGAACGTCTCCCGCGTGTTGTACCCGGATGACTCGACCTATTCCGGGCGAGAGCTGCGTCTGCGACAGGAGTATTTCCTGGTCTCGGCGACGGTGCAGGACATACTGAGCCGTCACTACCAGTTGCATAAAACGTACAGCAATCTGTCGGGCAAAATCGCGATTCACCTCAACGACACGCACCCTGTGCTGTCGATCCCCGAGCTGATGCGGTTGCTTATCGACGAACATAAATTCACATGGGATGAAGCGTTCGAGGTGACCTGTCAGGTCTTCTCCTACACCAACCACACGCTGATGAGCGAAGCGCTGGAAACCTGGCCGGTGGACATGCTGGGTAAAATTCTGCCGCGCCATCTGCAAATCATCTTCGAGATTAACGACTACTTCCTGAAAACGTTGCAAGAGCAGTATCCGAACGACACTGGCTTGCTGAGCCGCACTTCGATTATCGACGAATCCGATGGCCGTCGCGTGCGCATGGCGTGGCTGGCGGTGGTGATCAGCCACAAGGTCAACGGCGTGTCAGAGCTGCACTCCAACCTGATGGTGCAGTCGCTGTTTGCTGATTTCGCGACAATTTTCCCGATGCGTTTTACCAACGTCACCAACGGTGTGACGCCGCGACGCTGGCTGGCGCTGGCGAACCCGCCGCTGTCTGAAGTGCTTGATGAAAACATTGGGCGCACCTGGCGCACCGATCTTAGCCAGCTCAGCGAACTGGAACAGCATCTGGATTATCCGCAGGTGAATCAGGCGGTGCATCACGCCAAGCTTGAGAACAAAAAGCGGCTGGCAGACGTTATCGCCCAACAGCTGAACGTGGTGGTCAATCCTAAGGCCTTGTTCGACGTACAGATTAAGCGCATTCACGAGTACAAGCGCCAGCTGATGAACGTGCTGCATGTGATTACCCGCTATAACCGCATCAAAGCCGATCCGAGCGCCGAATGGGTGCCGCGTGTGAATATCTTCGCCGGGAAAGCCGCCTCGGCGTATTACATGGCGAAGCACATCATTCACCTCATTAACGACGTGGCGAAGGTGATCAACAACGATCCGCAGATTGGCGACAAACTGAAAATCGTGTTTATCCCGAACTACAGCGTAAGCCTGGCGCAGGTGATCATCCCGGCGGCCGATCTGTCCGAACAGATTTCACTGGCCGGAACCGAGGCGTCGGGGACCAGTAACATGAAGTTTGCACTCAACGGCGCGCTGACCATCGGCACGCTGGACGGCGCCAACGTCGAAATGCTGGAGCACGTCGGCGCAGAGAATATCTTCATCTTTGGTAATACTGCGGAAGAGGTCGAAACGTTGCGCACCAAGGGCTACAAGCCGCGCGATTACTACGACAAAGACGAAGAGCTGCATCAGGTGCTGACGCAAATCGCCACCGGGTTGTTCAGCCCGGAAGAGCCGGGGCGCTACCGAGATTTAGTGGATTCGCTGATTAACTTTGGGGACCACTATCAGGTGCTGGCAGATTACCGCAGCTACGTTGACTGTCAGGACAGCGTGGATGAGCTGTATCGCAACCCGGAAGAGTGGACCACCAAAGCGATGCGCAACATCGCCAACATGGGCTACTTCTCTTCCGACAGAACGATTCAGGAGTACGCGGAGACTATCTGGCACATCGATCCGGTGCGGTTGTAA